The Vannielia litorea genome segment CGGCCATCGCGAAATACGGCGCCGGCAAGTTCCAGGTGCCGCCGGGGGGCTACTTCGTGAAGATCGACCGCTTCACCGGCGCCCGTCTGGGCGACGGCGCCTCTGGCCCTCATGTGGTTTCGGAATACTTCCGCGAGGGCGAGGAGCCGATCTTCGGCATGGCCGCGATCCTCGACGGCGGCTTCGCGATGGGGGCCAACCTGCCGATGTTCGCGCAGGGCGAGAGCGACGAGGGCGAATCCCGCACGGTGACCACCTCGACCGGCAAGAAGGCCCGGATTGCGCCCAAGGCGAGCTTTGGCTCGCTCAGCTCCGGGGGCCTCTATTGACCTGCGCCACGGCGGCGCAGCCTGCGGGGTGACCCGTGGAGCTTGATGCCGCCGTTCCGGCGCTGCCGGTGCGCAGCGTGGTTGCGGCGCAGGCCTTCTATGTGGAGGCGCTCGGCTTCACCGCCAACTGGCACCACGCGGAGGGGCGGATCGGGGCGGTCAGCCACGGGCGCTGCGCGCTGTTCCTGCGCGAGGTGGATGGCCCCTTCACCCCCGGCGTGGTGTGGATCTTCGCCGAGGATGTGGATGCAGCCCATGCCGCCATGGTCGCCGCCAAGCCGACCGCGCTGCAGAACATGCCCTACGGCCTCCGCCAGTTCACCGTGACCGACCCGGATGGCAACCAGCTGCACATCCACCACGATCTCTGAACCGTCCCCGTTCATTTTCTTGCTCTCAATATCTCACGGGGGTGCGGGGGTGTGAAACCCCCGCTGCGCGCCGGTTCAGCCGGGCGACACGCACCGCAATTCTTGCCCCTCACCGCCCCACGCGGTATCAGGCACATCGAACCAAAAGAAAGGGCAGACCCATGCGGGCCGAGGCACAAAACGCGGTGGACGCGGTCGAAAAATCGCTGGAGCTTCTGGGCCAGCGGCTGGGGCTGGACACCGCCCAGCACCGGCTGGAGGAGTTCAACGCCCGCACCGAGGATCCGGATCTGTGGAACGACCCGGCCAAGGCGCAGAAGCTGATGCGCGAGCGCCAGCTGCTGGTCGATGCGCTCGACACCTACAACGGGCTGAAGCAGGAGCTTTCCGATAACATCGAGCTGGCCGAGCTGGGCGAGATGGAAGAGGACGCCGAGGTGGTGACCGAGGCGGAGAATGCGATCATCGCGCTCGAGAAGCGTGCCGCCGAGAAGGAGCTGGAGGCGCTGCTGAACGGCGAGGCCGATGGCAACGACACCTTCCTCGAGATCAACGCGGGCGCGGGCGGTACCGAGGCCTGCGACTGGGCACAGATGCTCCAGCGGATGTATGTGCGCTGGGCCGAGAAGCGCGGCTTCAAGGTGGAGTTGCAGTCGGAGGAAGCGGGCAGCGAGGCGGGCATCAAGAGCTGCGCCTACAAGATCAGCGGCACCAACGCCTATGGCTGGCTGAAGTCGGAGAGCGGTGTGCATCGTCTGGTGCGCATCAGCCCCTTCGGCAAGGGCACGCGGGAGACGAGCTTTGCCTCCGTTTGGGTCTATCCGGTGGTTGACGACAACATCGAGATCGAAGTGAACCCGGCGGACATCCGGATCGACACCTACCGGTCGAGCGGCGCGGGCGGCCAGCACGTGAACACCACCGACTCCGCCGTGCGGATCACCCACGCGCCCACTGGCA includes the following:
- the prfB gene encoding peptide chain release factor 2, which produces MRAEAQNAVDAVEKSLELLGQRLGLDTAQHRLEEFNARTEDPDLWNDPAKAQKLMRERQLLVDALDTYNGLKQELSDNIELAELGEMEEDAEVVTEAENAIIALEKRAAEKELEALLNGEADGNDTFLEINAGAGGTEACDWAQMLQRMYVRWAEKRGFKVELQSEEAGSEAGIKSCAYKISGTNAYGWLKSESGVHRLVRISPFGKGTRETSFASVWVYPVVDDNIEIEVNPADIRIDTYRSSGAGGQHVNTTDSAVRITHAPTGIVVTSSEKSQHQNRDIAMKALKSRLYQMELDKRNEAINAAHESKGSAGWGNQIRSYVLQPYQMVKDLRTNHETSDTSGVLDGDLDGFMAATLAMDVSGKSRSEAQAEG
- a CDS encoding glyoxalase superfamily protein; this encodes MELDAAVPALPVRSVVAAQAFYVEALGFTANWHHAEGRIGAVSHGRCALFLREVDGPFTPGVVWIFAEDVDAAHAAMVAAKPTALQNMPYGLRQFTVTDPDGNQLHIHHDL